One segment of Mycolicibacterium baixiangningiae DNA contains the following:
- a CDS encoding arylsulfatase: MATEFNGRIELDIRDSEPDWGPYAAPTAPEGAPNVLYLVWDDTGIATWDCFGGLVEMPAMSRIAERGVRLSQFHTTALCSPTRASLLTGRNATTVGMATIEEFTDGFPNCNGRIPFDTALISEVLAENGYNTYCVGKWHLTPLEESNLAATKRHWPLSRGFERFYGFMGGETDQWYPELVYDNHPVAPPGTPEDGYHLSKDLADKTIEFIRDSKVIAPDKPWFSYVCPGAGHAPHHVFTEWADRYAGRFDMGYEQYRDIVLENQKRLGIVPPDTELSPMNPYADVTGPNGEPWPAQDTVRPWDSLSGNEKRLFSRMAEVFAGFLSYTDAQIGRILDHLEETGQLDNTVIVVISDNGASGEGGPDGSVNEVKFFNGYIDTAEEGLKAIDDLGGPHTYNHYPTGWAMAFNAPYKLFKRYASHEGGIADTAIISWPNGIGAHGEVRDNYVNVCDITPTVYDLLGITAPVTVRGVPQKPHDGVSFKVTLDNPTAPTGKDTQFYSMLGTRGIWHRGWFANTVHAASPAGWSHFDDDRWELFHIEADRAQVHDLAGEHPGKLEELKALWFSEAAKYNGLPLGDLNIFDTISRFRPSLARARDAYVYYPGTADVGMGAVVELQGRSFVVLAEVTVEAEGAEGVVFKHGGAHGGHVMFVQDGLLHYVYNFLGEAEQKLSSSAPIALGQHTFGIAYTRTGTVEGSHTPVGDAVLYIDGDEVASYSGMMTHPGTFGLAGATLSVGRNNGSPVSRDYRSPFGFTGGAIAQISCDVSGKPYLDLERDFARAFARD; encoded by the coding sequence ATGGCGACGGAATTCAACGGCAGGATCGAGTTGGACATCCGCGATTCGGAGCCGGACTGGGGTCCCTACGCCGCACCGACCGCACCCGAGGGCGCCCCCAACGTTCTCTACCTCGTCTGGGACGACACCGGCATCGCGACGTGGGACTGCTTCGGCGGGCTGGTGGAGATGCCGGCGATGAGCCGCATCGCCGAACGCGGTGTGCGGCTGTCGCAGTTCCACACCACGGCGCTGTGCTCACCGACCCGCGCCTCGCTGCTCACCGGACGCAACGCGACGACCGTCGGGATGGCCACCATCGAGGAGTTCACCGACGGTTTCCCGAACTGCAACGGCCGCATCCCGTTCGACACCGCGCTGATCTCCGAGGTGCTGGCGGAGAACGGGTACAACACGTACTGCGTCGGCAAGTGGCATCTGACCCCGCTCGAAGAGTCGAATCTGGCTGCCACCAAACGGCACTGGCCGCTGTCGCGCGGGTTCGAACGGTTCTACGGATTCATGGGCGGCGAGACCGACCAGTGGTATCCCGAACTCGTCTACGACAACCACCCCGTCGCCCCGCCGGGAACCCCCGAGGACGGCTACCACCTGTCGAAGGACCTGGCCGACAAGACGATCGAGTTCATCCGCGACTCCAAGGTGATCGCACCGGACAAGCCGTGGTTCTCCTACGTCTGCCCCGGCGCCGGGCACGCACCGCACCATGTGTTCACGGAGTGGGCCGACCGCTATGCCGGCCGCTTCGACATGGGTTACGAGCAGTACCGCGACATCGTGCTGGAGAATCAGAAGCGCCTCGGCATCGTGCCGCCGGACACCGAGCTCTCGCCGATGAACCCCTACGCCGACGTGACGGGACCCAACGGCGAGCCGTGGCCCGCCCAGGACACCGTCCGGCCGTGGGACTCGTTGTCGGGCAACGAGAAACGTCTCTTCAGTCGGATGGCGGAGGTCTTCGCCGGCTTCCTGTCCTACACCGACGCGCAGATCGGCCGGATCCTCGATCATCTCGAGGAGACGGGTCAGCTCGACAACACCGTCATCGTGGTGATCTCCGACAACGGGGCCAGCGGCGAGGGCGGGCCCGACGGTTCGGTGAACGAGGTGAAGTTCTTCAACGGATACATCGACACCGCCGAAGAGGGGCTCAAGGCCATCGACGATCTCGGTGGCCCACACACCTACAACCACTATCCGACCGGTTGGGCGATGGCGTTCAACGCGCCCTACAAACTCTTCAAGCGTTACGCCTCGCATGAGGGCGGTATCGCCGACACCGCGATCATCTCGTGGCCCAACGGAATCGGTGCGCACGGCGAGGTCCGCGACAACTACGTCAACGTCTGCGACATCACCCCCACGGTCTACGACCTGCTCGGCATCACCGCACCCGTCACCGTCCGCGGGGTGCCGCAGAAACCGCACGACGGTGTGAGTTTCAAGGTGACACTGGACAATCCGACCGCGCCCACCGGCAAGGACACCCAGTTCTACTCGATGCTGGGCACCCGCGGGATCTGGCACAGAGGATGGTTCGCCAACACCGTGCACGCGGCGTCGCCGGCCGGCTGGTCCCATTTCGACGACGACCGGTGGGAGTTGTTCCACATCGAAGCCGACCGCGCGCAGGTGCACGACCTGGCCGGCGAACACCCCGGGAAGCTCGAGGAACTCAAGGCGCTGTGGTTCAGCGAGGCCGCGAAGTACAACGGGCTGCCGCTGGGCGATCTCAACATCTTCGACACGATCTCGCGGTTCCGGCCCAGCCTGGCCCGCGCCCGCGACGCCTACGTCTACTACCCGGGCACCGCGGATGTCGGGATGGGTGCCGTGGTGGAACTCCAAGGGCGATCGTTCGTCGTGCTGGCCGAGGTGACCGTCGAGGCCGAAGGCGCCGAAGGGGTGGTGTTCAAACACGGTGGCGCACACGGCGGTCACGTGATGTTCGTGCAGGACGGCCTGCTGCACTACGTCTACAACTTCCTCGGCGAGGCGGAACAGAAGCTGTCGTCGTCGGCGCCGATCGCCCTCGGACAGCACACGTTCGGCATCGCCTACACCCGGACCGGCACGGTCGAGGGCAGCCACACGCCCGTCGGGGACGCGGTGCTCTACATCGACGGCGACGAGGTCGCGTCGTACTCGGGCATGATGACCCACCCCGGAACATTCGGGCTGGCCGGCGCCACGCTCAGCGTCGGCCGCAACAACGGATCACCGGTGTCCCGGGACTACCGGTCACCGTTCGGCTTCACCGGAGGCGCCATCGCCCAGATCTCCTGCGACGTCTCCGGCAAGCCCTACCTCGATCTGGAACGCGACTTCGCCCGCGCCTTCGCGAGGGACTGA
- a CDS encoding ArnT family glycosyltransferase, translated as MRTVSDRRLKVIVFVLAFAVYAAVGYWLQVRHGFILGDALSRASAAQSVLFSRDPHLAAIGFIFTPLTAMAQIPMIALSPVWPDFAERAFSGSLMSAAFMAGAVVQILSTGSDRGLSRRYVLVITAIFALNPMIVFYGSNGMSEAPFVFFVTWAVRRLMMWMVDDDVHHLIAAGGIAMGLAYLTRYDAVACVAAAALLVGVTTYRRARIPPRFRRALLDVLLVSGPGLAALVGWAVASWLITGEAFTQFTSQYGNTAILRQSGGGTSDFGAGLVFSVASMTLLAPTLIPLVVWAGFMRWRRPNWGMLLAPIVIFGATLAFQALTYATGETFPFLRFYIVAIPFAACMALVAVPDGGFAVPKRRGRYAPKSAQTPTTRSLRGGYLAAAAFAVSVPVAGWGMSLPMYAPQEFALAAVLDPDPDSVSPAKADQRRVAATFSTERQLARYLDRLQLPESSIIADTMYGFAVIVASDRPKTFVVPSDADFVRLLNDPSGRGVRYLLAVPNTGRGVADALNLRYPTLYETGSDVATLELEIPNQGENQPTYRLYRVNEPLPQK; from the coding sequence ATGAGAACCGTCTCCGATCGCCGGCTGAAGGTCATCGTCTTCGTCCTGGCCTTCGCGGTGTACGCGGCGGTCGGTTACTGGCTTCAGGTGCGGCACGGCTTCATCCTCGGTGACGCGCTGTCCCGCGCCTCCGCGGCGCAGAGCGTTCTGTTCAGCCGCGACCCACATCTGGCCGCGATCGGTTTCATCTTCACCCCGTTGACCGCGATGGCGCAGATTCCCATGATCGCGCTGTCGCCCGTGTGGCCGGACTTCGCCGAACGCGCCTTCTCCGGAAGCCTCATGTCGGCGGCGTTCATGGCCGGTGCGGTGGTGCAGATCCTCTCCACGGGGAGCGACCGCGGCCTGTCGCGCCGCTACGTCCTCGTCATCACCGCCATCTTCGCCCTGAACCCGATGATCGTCTTCTACGGTTCGAACGGAATGAGTGAGGCGCCCTTCGTCTTCTTCGTCACCTGGGCGGTGCGCCGGCTGATGATGTGGATGGTCGACGACGACGTGCACCACCTGATCGCCGCCGGCGGGATCGCGATGGGCCTGGCCTACCTCACCCGCTATGACGCGGTGGCGTGTGTTGCGGCGGCCGCGTTACTGGTCGGTGTGACCACCTATCGGCGGGCTCGCATCCCACCCCGGTTCCGGCGGGCGCTGCTCGACGTCCTGTTGGTCAGTGGACCCGGACTGGCGGCGTTGGTCGGCTGGGCGGTTGCGAGTTGGCTGATCACCGGTGAAGCCTTCACCCAGTTCACCTCGCAGTACGGCAACACCGCGATCCTCAGGCAGTCCGGCGGCGGGACGTCGGACTTCGGTGCCGGACTGGTCTTCTCGGTGGCGTCCATGACACTGCTGGCGCCCACCCTGATACCGCTGGTGGTGTGGGCCGGGTTCATGCGCTGGCGCCGGCCGAACTGGGGAATGCTGCTGGCGCCGATCGTGATCTTCGGTGCGACGCTGGCGTTCCAGGCGCTGACCTACGCCACGGGTGAGACGTTCCCGTTCCTGCGGTTCTACATCGTGGCGATCCCCTTCGCCGCCTGTATGGCACTGGTGGCCGTACCCGACGGCGGGTTCGCCGTACCCAAGCGGCGCGGCCGCTACGCCCCGAAATCCGCGCAGACGCCGACGACACGGTCGCTGCGCGGTGGCTACCTTGCCGCGGCGGCATTCGCCGTCAGCGTGCCGGTGGCGGGTTGGGGGATGAGCCTGCCGATGTACGCGCCGCAGGAGTTCGCATTGGCGGCGGTTCTGGACCCCGACCCGGACAGCGTGAGCCCGGCCAAGGCCGACCAGCGTCGCGTCGCCGCCACCTTCTCCACCGAGCGCCAACTCGCGAGATACCTCGACCGCTTACAGCTGCCGGAAAGCTCCATCATCGCCGACACGATGTACGGGTTCGCCGTCATCGTGGCATCCGACAGACCGAAAACCTTTGTGGTGCCCTCGGATGCAGATTTTGTGCGGCTCCTCAACGACCCGTCGGGCCGGGGCGTGCGCTATCTGCTCGCCGTGCCCAATACCGGGCGTGGGGTGGCCGACGCGCTCAACCTGCGCTATCCCACCCTGTACGAAACCGGCTCGGACGTCGCGACCCTCGAACTCGAGATACCGAACCAGGGGGAGAACCAGCCGACCTATCGGCTCTACCGGGTGAACGAGCCGCTACCGCAGAAATGA
- a CDS encoding glycosyltransferase codes for MISGRSRLERLAPADEAQVLDQAVNGLLRQDPSRSAALPLMGWQRPALWGVLLTSVVCGVLWPTTTIVAAVALCTAAYVFTLVDRVMIFRQGLAASAIVVPDEEARAIPDAELPPYTILVPAYHEPEVVGDLIAAMGAMEYPRSKLQVLLLLEADDQATIDAARQYADADFIEMVLIPPAQPRTKPKACNYGLHFATGDIVTIYDAEDRPDPLQLRRVVSVFRSSPDDIVCVQARLAFYNGHQNLLTGWFTAEYGLWFGFLLPGMMRTGTPIPLGGTSNHLLTRVLDTIGAWDPHNVTEDADLGLRIAANGYETAVVESTTLEEANSDSINWIRQRSRWYKGYLQTWLVEMRRPRALMRMLGVRAFIRFNLILGGTPVIAVLNLFFWLITLLWFLGHPAAVSAMFPAYVYFPALLCLVLGNLATIYMNLVALREDDRSDLLVPALTVPAFWVMMSVAAAKGLYQLIRSPSYWEKTVHGLVVDAPAETPAGR; via the coding sequence ATGATCTCTGGGCGCAGCCGCCTCGAACGCCTGGCTCCGGCCGACGAGGCGCAGGTCCTGGACCAGGCCGTCAACGGGCTGCTCAGACAGGACCCGTCGCGGTCGGCCGCTCTGCCGCTGATGGGTTGGCAACGGCCGGCGCTGTGGGGCGTCCTGCTCACGTCGGTGGTCTGCGGAGTGCTGTGGCCGACGACGACCATCGTCGCGGCGGTCGCACTGTGTACGGCGGCGTACGTCTTCACCCTGGTCGACCGCGTGATGATCTTCCGGCAGGGCCTGGCCGCGAGTGCCATCGTCGTCCCCGACGAGGAGGCTCGTGCGATCCCCGACGCCGAACTCCCGCCCTACACGATCCTGGTCCCGGCCTACCACGAACCGGAAGTCGTCGGGGATCTGATCGCGGCGATGGGCGCCATGGAATACCCACGGTCCAAGCTTCAGGTGCTGCTGTTGCTCGAGGCCGACGACCAGGCGACGATCGACGCGGCACGGCAGTACGCCGATGCGGATTTCATCGAGATGGTGCTGATACCTCCGGCGCAACCGCGGACGAAACCCAAGGCGTGCAACTACGGTCTGCATTTCGCGACCGGTGACATCGTCACCATCTACGACGCCGAGGACCGGCCCGACCCGCTGCAGTTGCGGCGGGTCGTCTCGGTGTTCCGGAGCTCACCCGACGACATCGTGTGCGTCCAGGCCAGGCTCGCGTTCTACAACGGGCACCAGAACCTGCTGACGGGATGGTTCACCGCGGAGTACGGCCTGTGGTTCGGCTTCCTGCTGCCCGGCATGATGCGAACGGGCACACCGATTCCCCTGGGCGGCACGTCCAACCATCTGCTGACCCGCGTCCTGGACACGATCGGTGCGTGGGATCCGCACAACGTCACCGAGGACGCCGACCTCGGCCTGCGGATCGCGGCGAACGGATATGAGACCGCGGTCGTCGAGTCCACGACTCTGGAAGAGGCCAACAGCGACTCGATCAACTGGATTCGCCAGCGATCCCGTTGGTACAAGGGCTATCTGCAGACGTGGCTGGTGGAGATGCGCCGGCCCCGCGCACTGATGCGCATGCTCGGCGTGCGCGCGTTCATCCGGTTCAACCTGATCCTGGGCGGCACACCGGTCATCGCGGTACTCAACCTCTTCTTCTGGCTGATCACCCTGCTCTGGTTCCTCGGCCATCCCGCGGCCGTCAGCGCGATGTTCCCGGCGTACGTCTACTTCCCGGCGCTGCTGTGCCTGGTGCTGGGGAACCTCGCGACGATCTACATGAACCTGGTGGCGCTGCGTGAGGACGACCGATCGGATCTGCTGGTGCCCGCGCTCACCGTGCCGGCGTTCTGGGTGATGATGAGCGTCGCCGCTGCCAAGGGCCTCTACCAGCTGATCCGGAGTCCGTCGTACTGGGAGAAGACGGTTCACGGCCTGGTCGTCGACGCACCCGCCGAGACTCCCGCCGGTCGATGA
- the rpsQ gene encoding 30S ribosomal protein S17 gives MAENTTDKSTSAGPKHTPRTEKPRGRRKTAIGYVVSDKMQKTIVVELESRKSHPLYGKIIRTTTKVKAHDENGDAGVGDRVSLMETRPLSATKRWRLVEVLEKAK, from the coding sequence ATGGCAGAGAACACAACTGACAAGAGCACTTCGGCTGGCCCGAAGCACACCCCGCGCACCGAGAAGCCGCGCGGCCGTCGCAAGACCGCCATCGGCTACGTGGTGAGCGACAAGATGCAGAAGACCATCGTGGTCGAGCTGGAATCCCGCAAGAGCCACCCGCTCTACGGCAAGATCATCCGGACCACCACGAAGGTCAAGGCCCATGACGAGAACGGCGACGCCGGCGTCGGCGACCGCGTCTCGCTGATGGAGACCCGACCGCTGTCGGCCACCAAGCGGTGGCGGCTGGTCGAGGTCCTCGAAAAGGCCAAGTAA
- the rpmC gene encoding 50S ribosomal protein L29 yields the protein MAVGVSPGELRELTDDELIERVRESKEELFNLRFQMATGQLSNNRRLRTVRQEIARVYTVLRERELGLASGPAGEES from the coding sequence ATGGCAGTGGGAGTATCGCCTGGTGAACTGCGCGAGCTGACCGACGACGAGTTGATCGAGCGGGTGCGTGAGTCGAAGGAAGAGCTGTTCAACCTGCGCTTCCAGATGGCCACCGGTCAGCTGTCCAACAACCGTCGGCTCCGCACGGTGCGACAGGAGATTGCGCGCGTGTACACCGTGCTGCGCGAACGTGAACTGGGTCTGGCCTCCGGACCCGCCGGTGAGGAATCGTGA
- the rplP gene encoding 50S ribosomal protein L16, with the protein MLIPRKVKHRKQHHPRQRGIASGGTSVSFGDYGIQALEHAYITNRQIESARIAINRHIKRGGKVWINIFPDRPLTKKPAETRMGSGKGSPEWWVANVKPGRVLFELSYPDEKIARDALTRAIHKLPIKARIVTREENF; encoded by the coding sequence ATGCTGATCCCTCGTAAGGTCAAGCACCGCAAGCAGCATCACCCCAGACAGCGCGGCATTGCCAGCGGTGGCACGTCGGTGAGCTTCGGTGACTACGGCATCCAGGCGCTCGAGCACGCCTACATCACCAACCGGCAGATCGAGTCCGCTCGTATCGCCATCAACCGGCACATCAAGCGTGGCGGCAAGGTGTGGATCAACATCTTCCCGGACCGTCCGCTGACCAAGAAGCCCGCCGAGACCCGCATGGGTTCGGGTAAGGGTTCGCCGGAGTGGTGGGTGGCCAACGTCAAGCCCGGCCGTGTGCTGTTCGAGCTGAGCTACCCCGACGAGAAGATCGCGCGGGACGCACTGACCCGCGCAATCCACAAGTTGCCGATCAAGGCGCGCATCGTGACCAGAGAGGAGAACTTCTGA
- the rpsC gene encoding 30S ribosomal protein S3 → MGQKINPHGFRLGITTDWKSRWYADKQYKDYVKEDVAIRRLLATGLERAGIADVEIERTRDRVRVDIHTARPGIVIGRRGTEADRIRADLEKLTKKQVQLNILEVKSPESVAQLVAQGVAEQLSNRVAFRRAMRKAIQSAMRQPNVKGIRVQCSGRLGGAEMSRSEFYREGRVPLHTLRADIDYGLYEAKTTFGRIGVKVWIYKGDIVGGKRELTAAAPAGADRPRRERPSGTRPRRSGASGTTATSTDAGRAASGTAPAGSVAANAEAPAAADAVAAESTTENSGS, encoded by the coding sequence GTGGGCCAGAAGATCAACCCCCACGGCTTCCGCCTCGGTATCACGACCGACTGGAAGTCCCGGTGGTACGCAGACAAGCAGTACAAGGACTACGTCAAGGAAGACGTGGCGATCCGGAGGCTCCTGGCCACCGGTCTCGAGCGCGCCGGTATCGCCGACGTGGAGATCGAACGCACCCGCGACCGGGTCCGCGTCGACATCCACACCGCACGTCCGGGCATCGTGATCGGCCGTCGTGGCACTGAGGCCGACCGGATCCGCGCCGACCTGGAGAAGCTGACCAAGAAGCAGGTCCAGCTCAACATCCTCGAGGTGAAGAGCCCGGAGTCGGTGGCTCAGCTCGTCGCCCAGGGTGTTGCCGAGCAGCTGTCCAACCGTGTGGCGTTCCGTCGCGCGATGCGCAAGGCGATCCAGTCGGCGATGCGTCAGCCGAACGTCAAGGGCATCCGCGTGCAATGCTCCGGCCGCCTCGGTGGCGCCGAGATGAGCCGCTCGGAGTTCTACCGCGAAGGCCGGGTGCCGCTGCACACGCTGCGCGCCGACATCGACTACGGCCTCTACGAGGCCAAGACCACCTTCGGCCGGATCGGCGTGAAGGTCTGGATCTACAAGGGCGACATCGTCGGCGGCAAGCGTGAGCTGACCGCCGCCGCGCCCGCGGGTGCCGACCGCCCGCGCCGTGAGCGTCCGTCGGGCACCCGCCCGCGCCGCAGCGGTGCGTCGGGTACCACGGCGACCAGCACTGACGCCGGGCGTGCCGCCAGCGGCACCGCGCCTGCGGGCAGTGTCGCGGCCAACGCGGAGGCGCCGGCAGCGGCCGACGCCGTGGCGGCCGAGTCCACCACAGAGAATTCAGGGAGCTAA
- the rplV gene encoding 50S ribosomal protein L22, with protein sequence MSTTIEYPSATAVARYVGISASKARRVIDLVRGKSVEEALDILRWAPQQASEPVAKVIASAAANAQNNDGLDPATLVVATIHADEGPTAKRIRPRAQGRAFRIRKRTSHITVIVESRPPRERRRGGAAEPAGGARARRAQGSKAKTAAAATTTEASEEAKGGSQ encoded by the coding sequence ATGAGTACGACCATCGAATATCCGTCAGCGACGGCAGTCGCCCGCTACGTCGGCATCTCGGCGAGCAAGGCCCGCCGCGTCATCGATCTGGTCCGCGGCAAGAGCGTCGAGGAAGCCCTCGACATCCTGCGGTGGGCGCCTCAGCAGGCCAGTGAGCCGGTCGCCAAGGTGATCGCCAGTGCTGCGGCCAACGCGCAGAACAACGATGGCCTCGACCCGGCGACGCTGGTGGTCGCGACCATCCACGCCGATGAGGGCCCGACCGCCAAGCGCATCCGTCCGCGTGCCCAGGGGCGTGCGTTCCGGATCCGCAAGCGCACCAGCCACATCACCGTGATCGTGGAGAGCCGTCCCCCCCGTGAGCGTCGCCGCGGTGGTGCGGCCGAGCCTGCCGGCGGTGCACGCGCGCGTCGCGCCCAGGGCAGCAAGGCCAAGACCGCCGCAGCCGCCACGACCACTGAAGCTTCGGAAGAGGCGAAGGGAGGCTCGCAGTAG
- the rpsS gene encoding 30S ribosomal protein S19, which produces MPRSLKKGPFVDDHLLKKVDVQNEKNTKQVIKTWSRRSTIIPDFIGHTFAVHDGRKHVPVFVTEAMVGHKLGEFAPTRTFKGHIKDDRKSKRR; this is translated from the coding sequence ATGCCACGCAGCCTGAAGAAAGGCCCGTTCGTCGACGACCATCTCCTCAAAAAGGTGGACGTCCAGAACGAGAAGAACACCAAGCAGGTCATCAAGACCTGGTCGCGTCGGTCGACCATCATCCCCGACTTCATCGGGCACACCTTTGCGGTTCACGACGGCCGCAAGCACGTGCCGGTGTTCGTCACCGAGGCGATGGTCGGGCACAAGCTGGGCGAGTTCGCCCCCACCCGCACCTTCAAGGGTCACATCAAGGATGACCGGAAGAGCAAGAGGCGATGA
- the rplB gene encoding 50S ribosomal protein L2, whose protein sequence is MAIRKYKPTTPGRRGASVSDFAEITRSTPEKSLVRPLHGKGGRNAHGRITTRHKGGGHKRAYRVIDFRRHDKDGVDAKVAHIEYDPNRTANIALLHYLDGEKRYIIAPQGLKQGAVVESGANADIKPGNNLPLRNIPSGTVIHAVELRPGGGAKLARSAGVSVQLLGKEGAYATLRMPSGEIRRVDVRCRATVGEVGNAEQANINWGKAGRMRWKGKRPTVRGVVMNPVDHPHGGGEGKTSGGRHPVSPWGKPEGRTRKNKPSDKLIVRRRRTGKNKR, encoded by the coding sequence ATGGCAATTCGCAAGTACAAGCCGACGACCCCGGGTCGCCGCGGTGCCAGCGTCTCCGATTTCGCCGAGATCACTCGCTCGACCCCGGAGAAATCGCTGGTCCGCCCGCTGCACGGTAAGGGCGGACGTAACGCACACGGTCGGATCACCACCCGGCACAAGGGCGGTGGCCACAAGCGCGCCTACCGCGTGATCGACTTCCGTCGCCACGACAAGGACGGCGTCGACGCCAAGGTCGCACACATCGAGTACGACCCGAACCGCACCGCGAACATCGCACTGCTGCATTACCTGGACGGCGAGAAGCGCTACATCATCGCGCCGCAGGGACTCAAGCAGGGCGCGGTCGTGGAGTCGGGCGCCAACGCCGACATCAAGCCGGGCAACAACCTGCCGCTGCGCAACATCCCGTCCGGCACCGTCATCCACGCTGTGGAGCTGCGGCCCGGTGGTGGCGCGAAGCTCGCCCGCTCGGCGGGTGTCAGCGTCCAGCTGCTGGGCAAGGAAGGCGCCTACGCGACGCTGCGTATGCCGTCGGGTGAGATCCGCCGCGTCGACGTGCGCTGCCGCGCCACCGTCGGCGAGGTCGGCAACGCCGAGCAGGCGAACATCAACTGGGGTAAGGCCGGCCGTATGCGGTGGAAGGGCAAGCGCCCGACCGTCCGTGGTGTCGTGATGAACCCGGTCGACCACCCGCACGGCGGTGGTGAGGGTAAGACCTCCGGTGGCCGTCACCCGGTCAGCCCGTGGGGTAAGCCCGAGGGTCGTACCCGCAAGAACAAGCCGAGCGACAAGCTCATCGTCCGACGCCGGCGCACCGGCAAGAACAAGCGCTAG
- the rplW gene encoding 50S ribosomal protein L23 produces MATVTDPRDIILAPVISEKSYGLIEDNVYTFVVHPDSNKTQIKIAVEKIFKVKVDSVNTANRQGKRKRTRSGYGQRKSTKRAIVTLAAGSKPIDLFGAPA; encoded by the coding sequence ATGGCAACCGTGACGGATCCCCGCGACATCATCCTGGCGCCGGTCATCTCCGAGAAGTCCTACGGGCTGATCGAGGACAACGTCTACACGTTCGTCGTGCACCCGGACTCGAACAAGACCCAGATCAAGATCGCTGTCGAGAAGATCTTCAAGGTCAAGGTCGATTCGGTGAACACGGCCAACCGGCAGGGCAAGCGCAAGCGCACCCGCTCCGGGTACGGCCAGCGCAAGAGCACCAAGCGCGCCATCGTCACCCTGGCCGCCGGCAGTAAGCCGATCGATCTGTTCGGAGCACCGGCCTGA
- the rplD gene encoding 50S ribosomal protein L4, with protein MATTIEVKTPAGTTDGSVELPAELFDVEANIALMHQVVTAQLAAKRQGTHSTKTRGEVSGGGKKPYRQKGTGRARQGSTRAPQFTGGGVVHGPQPRDYSQRTPKKMIAAALRGALSDRARNGRIHAVTELVEGQTPSTKGAKAFLSSLLSERTAGNNKVLIVIGRTDDTSVRSVRNLPGVHIISPDQLNTYDVLKADDVVFSVEALNAYISANSKQEVTA; from the coding sequence ATGGCAACCACAATTGAGGTCAAGACGCCGGCAGGCACCACCGACGGTTCCGTCGAGCTGCCCGCCGAGCTGTTCGACGTCGAGGCCAACATCGCGCTGATGCACCAGGTGGTCACCGCACAGTTGGCCGCCAAGCGTCAGGGCACGCACTCGACCAAGACCCGCGGTGAGGTCTCCGGCGGCGGCAAGAAGCCGTACCGCCAGAAGGGCACCGGCCGCGCGCGTCAGGGTTCGACCCGTGCGCCGCAGTTCACCGGCGGTGGCGTGGTGCACGGCCCGCAGCCGCGCGACTACAGCCAGCGCACCCCGAAGAAGATGATCGCCGCCGCCCTGCGCGGGGCGCTCTCGGACCGGGCGCGCAACGGCCGCATTCACGCGGTCACCGAACTGGTGGAGGGGCAGACCCCGTCGACCAAGGGCGCCAAGGCGTTCCTGTCGTCGCTTCTGTCCGAGCGCACGGCTGGGAACAACAAGGTCCTGATCGTCATCGGCCGCACCGATGACACCAGCGTCCGCAGCGTGCGCAACCTGCCCGGCGTGCACATCATCTCGCCGGATCAGCTCAACACCTACGACGTGCTCAAGGCCGACGACGTGGTGTTCAGCGTCGAGGCGCTGAACGCTTACATCTCGGCGAACAGCAAGCAGGAGGTAACGGCCTGA
- the rplC gene encoding 50S ribosomal protein L3, which produces MARKGILGTKLGMTQVFDENNRVVPVTVVKAGPNVVTRIRTPERDGYSAVQIAYGEISPRKVTKPVTGQFAAAGINPRRHLAELRLEDESATADYEVGQELTAEVFAEGAFVDVTGTSKGKGFAGTMKRHGFKGQGASHGAQAVHRRPGSIGGCATPGRVFKGTRMSGRMGSDRVTTQNLVVHKVDAANGVLLIKGAIPGRNGGLVMVRSAIKRGEK; this is translated from the coding sequence ATGGCACGTAAAGGCATTCTGGGCACCAAGCTGGGCATGACGCAGGTGTTCGACGAGAACAACAGGGTCGTGCCGGTGACGGTCGTCAAAGCCGGCCCCAACGTGGTGACCCGGATCCGTACCCCCGAGCGCGACGGCTACAGCGCGGTGCAGATCGCCTATGGCGAGATCAGCCCCCGCAAGGTCACCAAGCCGGTGACCGGTCAGTTCGCCGCCGCAGGCATCAACCCGCGTCGCCACCTCGCCGAGCTCCGGCTCGAGGACGAGTCGGCCACCGCGGACTACGAGGTCGGCCAGGAACTCACGGCTGAGGTCTTCGCCGAGGGCGCCTTCGTCGACGTCACCGGGACCAGCAAGGGCAAGGGCTTCGCCGGCACCATGAAGCGCCACGGCTTCAAGGGTCAGGGCGCCAGCCACGGTGCGCAGGCAGTGCACCGCCGTCCCGGTTCCATCGGTGGCTGCGCCACCCCCGGCCGGGTGTTCAAGGGCACCCGCATGTCGGGCCGGATGGGCAGCGACCGCGTGACGACGCAGAACCTCGTGGTGCACAAGGTCGACGCCGCCAACGGCGTGCTGTTGATCAAGGGCGCCATCCCCGGCCGCAACGGTGGACTCGTGATGGTCCGCAGCGCAATCAAGCGAGGCGAGAAGTAA